The Longimicrobium terrae genome includes a region encoding these proteins:
- a CDS encoding bifunctional salicylyl-CoA 5-hydroxylase/oxidoreductase yields MKVAVIGGGPAGLYFALLMKRADPAHEVVVLERNAPDDTFGWGVVFSDQTLGYLRDADPESAARIADEFAHWDDIDIHVRGATITSGGHGFSGIARKTLLRVLRDRAAELGADLRFRQDVPDDAALAACGVEGMDLVVAADGVNSRVRARYADRFAPDLDVRTAPYCWLGTTKLFDAFTFLFAETEHGVFQAHAYRYSADRSAFIVECDERSWRNAGFDAMDEAQTVAACEAMFAPWLDGHALESNAPHMRSPWIRFTRVSNEQWFTMDGAAAPVVLMGDAAHTAHFSIGSGTKLAMEDAILLARVLNREETALPDALREYQEERRTDALRLQNAARNSMEWFENVRRYIHLDPPQFAYSLLTRSQRVSHENLRLRDANYLSGVERWFASRAEAECDPERFPPPMFTPFRLRGMRLQNRVVVSPMDMYSAEDGLPNDFHLVHLGSRALGGAGLVMTEMTCVSPEARITLGCTGMYAPEHVDAWRRVTDFIHARSTSRICVQLGHSGPKGATRVMWEGMDEPLAEGGWPVMGPSAQPYGERNQVPREMSRADMDRVRDEFVRATRMAEEAGFDMVEVHCAHGYLLSSFLTPLSNRRTDEYGGSLENRLRFPLEVYHAVRAAWPDEKPISIRISATDWVDDGLTADEAVAIARSFGQAGADIVHVSTGQTTPRGKPVYGRMFQTPYSDRIRNEAGVPTIAVGNITEADQVNGIVAAGRADLVALGRPHLADPFWTLHAAAQMGYRDQPWPIQYASGKSQLERTLQRQQEMLSGGGI; encoded by the coding sequence GTGAAGGTGGCGGTAATCGGCGGCGGACCCGCCGGACTGTACTTCGCGCTGCTGATGAAGCGGGCCGACCCCGCCCACGAAGTCGTCGTCCTGGAGCGCAACGCGCCCGACGACACGTTCGGCTGGGGCGTCGTGTTCAGCGACCAGACGCTCGGCTACCTGCGCGACGCCGACCCCGAATCCGCCGCGCGCATCGCCGACGAGTTCGCGCACTGGGACGACATCGACATCCACGTTCGCGGCGCCACCATCACCTCCGGCGGCCACGGCTTCAGCGGCATCGCCCGCAAGACGCTGCTGCGCGTCCTTCGCGACCGCGCGGCGGAACTGGGGGCCGACCTCCGCTTTCGCCAGGACGTTCCGGACGATGCCGCGCTGGCCGCCTGTGGCGTGGAAGGAATGGACCTGGTCGTGGCCGCGGACGGCGTGAACAGCCGCGTCCGCGCGCGCTACGCCGACCGTTTCGCGCCCGACCTGGACGTGCGCACCGCGCCGTACTGCTGGCTGGGAACCACCAAGCTGTTCGACGCCTTCACCTTTCTGTTCGCCGAAACGGAGCACGGCGTCTTTCAGGCGCACGCCTACCGCTACTCCGCGGACCGTTCCGCCTTCATCGTGGAGTGCGATGAACGTTCGTGGCGGAATGCGGGATTTGACGCGATGGACGAGGCGCAGACCGTGGCCGCGTGCGAGGCCATGTTCGCGCCCTGGCTGGACGGCCACGCGCTGGAAAGCAACGCGCCCCACATGCGTTCTCCGTGGATCCGCTTCACCCGCGTGAGCAACGAGCAGTGGTTCACGATGGATGGCGCCGCCGCGCCCGTCGTTCTGATGGGCGACGCGGCGCACACGGCGCACTTCTCCATCGGCTCGGGAACCAAGCTGGCGATGGAAGACGCCATCCTGCTCGCCCGTGTCCTGAACCGAGAGGAAACTGCGCTCCCCGACGCGCTGCGCGAGTACCAGGAAGAGCGGCGGACGGACGCGCTGCGGCTGCAGAACGCGGCGCGCAACAGCATGGAATGGTTCGAGAACGTCCGGCGCTACATCCACCTCGATCCGCCACAGTTCGCGTATTCCCTGCTCACCCGCAGCCAGCGCGTGAGCCACGAGAACCTCCGCCTGCGTGACGCGAACTATCTGTCCGGCGTGGAGCGCTGGTTTGCCTCGCGCGCGGAGGCGGAGTGCGATCCGGAGCGGTTCCCGCCGCCCATGTTCACGCCGTTCCGCCTGCGCGGCATGCGGCTGCAGAACCGCGTGGTCGTCTCGCCGATGGACATGTATTCCGCCGAAGACGGCCTTCCCAACGACTTCCATCTCGTGCACCTGGGTTCGCGCGCGCTGGGCGGCGCGGGGCTGGTGATGACGGAGATGACGTGCGTCTCTCCCGAGGCGCGCATCACGCTCGGCTGCACGGGGATGTACGCACCCGAGCACGTGGACGCGTGGCGCCGCGTGACGGACTTCATCCACGCGCGCAGCACGTCGCGCATCTGCGTGCAGCTGGGCCACAGCGGACCCAAAGGCGCCACGCGCGTGATGTGGGAGGGGATGGACGAGCCGCTGGCGGAGGGCGGCTGGCCGGTGATGGGCCCGTCCGCGCAGCCGTACGGCGAACGCAACCAGGTCCCCCGCGAGATGTCGCGCGCCGACATGGACCGCGTTCGCGACGAGTTCGTCCGCGCCACGCGGATGGCGGAAGAGGCGGGGTTCGACATGGTGGAAGTGCACTGCGCGCATGGCTACCTGCTCAGCAGTTTTCTGACACCGCTGAGCAACCGGCGCACGGACGAATACGGCGGATCGCTGGAGAACCGCCTCCGCTTCCCGCTGGAGGTCTATCACGCCGTGCGCGCCGCGTGGCCGGACGAGAAGCCCATCTCCATCCGCATCTCCGCCACGGACTGGGTGGATGACGGGCTGACGGCGGACGAAGCGGTGGCCATCGCCCGCTCGTTCGGCCAGGCCGGCGCGGACATCGTCCATGTGTCGACGGGGCAAACGACGCCGCGCGGCAAACCCGTGTACGGGCGCATGTTCCAGACGCCCTACAGCGACCGCATCCGCAACGAAGCCGGCGTGCCCACCATCGCCGTGGGCAACATCACCGAGGCGGACCAGGTGAACGGGATTGTCGCGGCGGGACGCGCGGATCTGGTCGCGCTCGGCCGGCCGCACCTGGCCGACCCGTTCTGGACCCTGCACGCCGCCGCCCAGATGGGATACAGGGACCAGCCGTGGCCGATTCAGTACGCCAGCGGCAAGAGCCAGCTCGAGCGCACGCTGCAGCGCCAGCAGGAAATGCTCAGCGGAGGCGGGATCTGA
- a CDS encoding SDR family NAD(P)-dependent oxidoreductase yields the protein MSDGRHLAGNLAVVTGGGRGIGAAIAEALAELGAGVAVLGRDADELRGRAASIAEAHGVRTHAAVCDVTDEVAVQHAFSDIRAALGEVHILVNNAGQSAGVAFGDTTREVWDRMLAVNLTGTFHCTQQVVPAMQAAKWGRIINIASTAGQKGYSHTAAYCAAKHGVVGLTRALAMETARQGITVNAVCPGYTDTDMARSAIDNLVRAGRTEDDALRAITRVMPIDRLIRPEEVASAVAWLCAPGAAAVTGQCIGVAGGEVM from the coding sequence ATGAGCGACGGACGCCATCTCGCCGGAAATCTGGCCGTGGTCACCGGCGGCGGGCGCGGGATCGGCGCGGCCATCGCGGAGGCGCTCGCCGAACTCGGCGCCGGCGTCGCCGTCCTGGGCCGCGACGCGGATGAACTGCGGGGCCGCGCCGCATCCATCGCGGAAGCGCACGGCGTCCGCACGCATGCCGCCGTCTGCGACGTGACGGACGAGGTCGCCGTGCAGCACGCGTTTTCCGACATCCGCGCGGCGCTGGGCGAGGTGCACATCCTGGTCAACAACGCGGGCCAGTCCGCCGGCGTCGCGTTCGGCGACACCACGCGCGAGGTGTGGGACCGCATGCTGGCCGTCAACCTGACGGGGACGTTCCACTGCACCCAGCAGGTCGTCCCCGCCATGCAGGCGGCCAAGTGGGGGCGCATCATCAACATCGCCTCGACGGCCGGCCAGAAGGGATACAGCCACACCGCGGCGTACTGCGCGGCCAAGCACGGCGTGGTGGGCCTCACGCGCGCGCTGGCGATGGAGACGGCCAGGCAGGGCATCACCGTCAACGCCGTCTGCCCCGGCTACACGGATACCGACATGGCGCGCTCGGCGATCGACAACCTCGTCCGCGCGGGCCGCACGGAAGACGACGCGCTACGCGCCATCACCCGCGTCATGCCCATCGACCGCCTGATCCGTCCCGAGGAGGTGGCGAGCGCCGTCGCCTGGCTTTGCGCCCCCGGCGCCGCCGCCGTCACCGGTCAGTGCATCGGCGTCGCCGGCGGCGAGGTGATGTAG
- a CDS encoding DUF433 domain-containing protein — protein MTDLPEKTIQQAIDRAEVRSLRGGGERERMLGYRDLVYLRLRSGAGRLLSPEGKRKLREELEQLFGGSLENEVVNLGPLNVDVGPESRTVQARLAAMERARAWVVSDPDVLAGEPVVRGTRISVHVVADLKEQGAGPSELLEEFPSLTPESLEAALLYARMYPRRGRPRRAPWKDGAPARSTRGSDDSA, from the coding sequence GTGACGGATCTGCCGGAGAAGACGATTCAGCAGGCGATCGATCGCGCGGAGGTCCGCTCGCTCCGGGGCGGGGGCGAACGCGAACGCATGCTGGGGTATCGCGACCTGGTGTATCTGCGGCTGCGCAGCGGTGCGGGCCGGCTGCTCTCCCCGGAAGGGAAGCGCAAGCTGCGCGAAGAACTGGAGCAGCTGTTCGGCGGCAGCCTCGAGAATGAGGTCGTAAACCTCGGGCCGTTGAACGTGGACGTGGGCCCGGAGTCACGCACAGTTCAGGCGCGGCTCGCGGCCATGGAACGGGCCCGCGCATGGGTGGTCAGCGACCCTGATGTCCTTGCGGGCGAGCCCGTGGTGCGGGGAACGCGCATTTCGGTGCACGTGGTGGCGGATCTGAAGGAGCAGGGCGCCGGCCCGTCGGAACTGCTGGAAGAGTTTCCCTCACTCACGCCCGAGTCGCTGGAGGCCGCCCTGCTCTACGCCCGGATGTACCCCCGCCGCGGCCGCCCCCGGCGCGCTCCGTGGAAGGACGGCGCCCCCGCACGATCGACGCGGGGGTCGGACGACTCCGCGTAA
- a CDS encoding tRNA(His) guanylyltransferase Thg1 family protein, producing the protein MDSMGDRLKRYEALSENVLLPRLPVFLRLDGNSFSKFTARHEFQKPRDMRFEDAMNAAAIRVLEYCSGAQLAYVQSDEITILLRNDQTPATEPFLGNRTQKLASLTAGRASVAFSRRLRDLGIDAEAIFDCRVFVVPPAEVNNVFLWRQLDAFKNAVQGFAYWEIGRLLGRGTTDRLIHGMSTSQLQELIYTRLGINFNDVPTAFKRGRCIVPGTSLPPERTGPGEGESTGSSRWTVDDEIPLFNRDRGYIERFL; encoded by the coding sequence ATGGATTCCATGGGTGACCGCCTCAAGCGGTACGAGGCGCTGAGCGAAAACGTGCTGCTGCCCCGGCTTCCCGTGTTTCTGCGGCTGGACGGAAACTCGTTCTCCAAATTCACGGCCCGCCACGAGTTCCAGAAGCCGCGCGACATGCGGTTCGAGGACGCGATGAACGCCGCGGCAATCCGGGTTCTGGAGTACTGCTCGGGTGCGCAGCTGGCGTACGTGCAATCGGATGAGATCACCATCCTGCTCCGCAACGACCAGACGCCGGCCACCGAACCATTTCTCGGCAACCGGACGCAGAAGCTGGCTTCGCTCACCGCCGGCAGGGCGTCGGTGGCCTTCAGCCGGCGTCTGCGGGATCTCGGAATCGATGCCGAGGCGATCTTTGACTGCCGGGTGTTCGTCGTGCCTCCGGCCGAGGTCAACAACGTGTTCCTGTGGCGGCAGCTGGATGCCTTCAAGAACGCGGTTCAGGGATTCGCCTACTGGGAAATCGGACGCCTGCTGGGCCGCGGTACGACGGACCGCCTGATACACGGGATGAGCACATCCCAATTGCAGGAGCTGATTTATACCCGGCTGGGCATCAACTTCAACGACGTTCCCACGGCGTTCAAGCGTGGTCGGTGCATCGTGCCCGGAACCAGTCTGCCGCCGGAGCGGACTGGACCCGGCGAGGGTGAATCGACAGGCTCCTCCCGCTGGACGGTGGATGATGAAATCCCGCTGTTCAACCGGGACCGCGGCTACATCGAACGGTTTCTTTGA
- a CDS encoding enoyl-CoA hydratase family protein: protein MTTRLLAADFRPTTFGWRVDGPVATLTLSRPERKNPLTFESYAEMRDTFRALSFATDVKVIVLTGAGENFCSGGDVHEIIGPLVQMKEQGRMGELLDFTRMTGDLVKAIRGCPQPVIAAIDGVCVGAGAILAMASDLRLGTARSKVAFLFTRVGLSGADMGACAILPRIIGQGRASELLYTGRAMGGDEAERWGFYNRVVAPESLLDEAHELARTLCAGPTFAHGMTKRCLHQEWSMGVDEAIEAEAQAQAICMQTEDFARAFRAFAAKEKPVFEGN, encoded by the coding sequence GTGACCACACGACTGCTCGCCGCCGACTTCCGCCCCACCACCTTCGGATGGCGGGTGGACGGCCCCGTGGCCACGCTCACGCTCAGCCGCCCGGAGCGGAAGAATCCGCTCACGTTCGAGTCGTACGCGGAGATGCGCGACACCTTTCGCGCGCTCAGCTTCGCCACGGACGTCAAGGTGATCGTGCTGACCGGCGCGGGCGAAAACTTCTGCTCCGGCGGTGACGTGCACGAGATCATCGGCCCCCTTGTGCAGATGAAGGAGCAGGGGCGCATGGGCGAACTGCTGGACTTTACGCGGATGACCGGCGACCTGGTAAAGGCCATTCGCGGATGCCCGCAGCCGGTCATTGCCGCCATCGACGGCGTGTGCGTGGGCGCCGGCGCCATCCTGGCCATGGCCAGCGACCTGCGACTTGGAACAGCGCGCAGCAAGGTCGCCTTCCTGTTCACCCGCGTGGGCCTGTCCGGCGCCGACATGGGCGCCTGCGCCATCCTTCCGCGCATTATCGGACAGGGACGAGCGAGCGAACTGCTCTACACCGGCCGCGCAATGGGCGGCGACGAGGCGGAGCGCTGGGGCTTCTACAACCGCGTGGTCGCGCCGGAGTCGCTGCTGGACGAGGCGCACGAGCTCGCCCGCACCCTGTGCGCCGGGCCCACCTTTGCGCACGGCATGACAAAGCGCTGCCTGCACCAGGAGTGGTCGATGGGTGTGGACGAGGCGATCGAGGCCGAGGCGCAGGCCCAGGCCATCTGCATGCAGACCGAGGATTTCGCCCGCGCATTCCGCGCCTTTGCCGCCAAGGAGAAGCCCGTTTTCGAAGGCAACTGA